A part of Oncorhynchus kisutch isolate 150728-3 linkage group LG2, Okis_V2, whole genome shotgun sequence genomic DNA contains:
- the LOC109900541 gene encoding probable 28S rRNA (cytosine(4447)-C(5))-methyltransferase, whose translation MGRKLDPTTYVKKGPGRKSRKQKGAETELAKFLTDEDTAPKRLSSRSRKRAGKRAQVTKKPKESIEKEEPKKGFTDENSEWLKPAKRKREVGQSDNEDDSDSQWEQEEDEGQEGGENNKGGKILLEGDGDDDDLVDDYGALEDSSEGEGEVDGDGEELLPIERAARKQKKLQEAMGQESDDDDKGKSGDEDMDEDDTVQANLDDMDKFILPGAEEIAKEGVLLVDLQTIHQRIKDNVDVLSHFATKREEGKERTEYLSLLKKDLSTYYSYNNFLIDKLLDIFPVSELIDFLEANEIQRPVTIRTNTLKTRRRDLAQALINRGVNLDPLGKWSKVGLVIFDSSVPIGATPEYLAGHYMLQGASSFLPVMALSPQEGETVLDMSSAPGGKTTYMAQLMRNTGVIVANDASADRLKSVVGNIHRLGVTNSMICNYDGRQFPKVMGGFDRVLLDAPCSGTGVISKDPAVKTSKDESDIQRLAHLQKELILAAIDSVNAESPSGGYLVYCTCSIMVEENEWVVDYALKKRNVKLVQTGLDFGKEGFTRFKERRFHPSLKLSRRFYPHSHNMDGFFVAKLKKFSNTVPTTAVDKDGEEETEPSEAVEVTADSSDEDGPSKAGSKNKSKKQKPVPGKPTVSQKATANGKPAKSIAKKTTNPSTLKKNEKPTGPKKAKIAKMDGGTVKVDGELKSNTVKTEGETTKQSKEGSRFEKKGDKQRKSPMQSKKRMGKNKFNKLKKLLKKEEVGQ comes from the exons ATGGGCAGGAAGTTGGATCCCACCACTTATGTGAAGAAGGGGCCGGGGCGGAAGTCCAGGAAGCAGAAAGGAGCAGAGACTGAGCTGGCCAAGTTCTTAACGGATG AGGATACTGCACCAAAACGACTGTCAAGCAGGTCCAGGAAAAG AGCTGGGAAGCGAGCTCAAGTGACCAAAAAGCCCAAGGAAAGCATTGAGAAGGAGGAGCCAAAAAAAG GATTCACAGATGAAAACAGTGAATGGCTGAAGCCAGCAAAGAGGAAGCGTGAGGTCGGCCAATCAGATAACGAGGACGACAGTGACAGCCAATGGGAGCAGGAAGAGGACGAGggacaagagggaggggagaacaaTAAAGGGGGAAAAATTCTACTTGAGggagatggtgatgatgatgacctGGTTGATGACTACGGTGCATTGGAGgacagcagtgaaggagagggggaagtagatggtgatggagaggag CTGCTCCCCATCGAGCGAGCTGCAAGGAAGCAGAAGAAGCTGCAGGAAGCAATGGGCCAGgagagtgatgatgatgataagggGAAGAGTGGAGATGAAGACATGGATGAAGATGACACGGTACAGGCTAATTTAGATGATATGGACAAATTCATACTACCTGGAGCAGAGGAGATAGCAAAAGAGG GTGTTTTGCTTGTAGACCTGCAGACCATCCACCAGAGAATAAAGGACAACGTGGATGTTCTCTCTCACTTTGCaaccaagagagaggaggggaaagagagaacagagtacctctctctcctcaaaAAGGATCTTTCCACTTACTACAGCTACAACAATTTCCTCATAGACAAACTGCTGGATATCTTCCCAGTGTCAGAG CTGATTGATTTTCTGGAGGCCAATGAAATTCAGCGACCTGTCACCATTCGGACCAATACACTGAAGACAAGGAGGAGGGACTTGGCTCAG GCCCTGATCAACAGAGGGGTGAATCTGGATCCTCTGGGGAAGTGGTCTAAAGTGGGCCTGGTCATTTTCGACTCCTCAGTACCCATCG GTGCGACCCCAGAGTACCTAGCTGGTCACTACATGCTGCAGGGAGCCTCCAGCTTCCTGCCTGTCATGGCTCTCTCTCCCCAGGAGGGGGAGACTGTGCTCGACATGAGCTCAGCTCCCGGGGGAAAGACCACCTATATGG CCCAGTTGATGAGGAACACAGGTGTGATTGTGGCCAATGATGCCAGTGCTGACAGACTGAAGAGTGTGGTGGGCAACATCCACCGTCTGGGAGTCACCAACTCAATGATCTGTAACTACGACGGGAGGCAGTTCCCTAAG GTAATGGGGGGGTTTGACAGAGTGCTGCTTGATGCTCCCTGCTCAGGCACAGGAGTAATCTCCAAAGACCCTGCTGTGAAGACCAGTAAA GACGAGTCTGACATCCAGCGGTTGGCCCACCTGCAGAAGGAGCTCATCCTGGCAGCCATCGACTCGGTCAACGCTGAGTCTCCCTCTGGAGGCTATCTGGTGTACTGCACATGCTCTATAATG GTGGAGGAGAACGAGTGGGTAGTGGACTACGCTCTCAAGAAAAGAAACGTCAAACTTGTCCAGACTGGACTGGACTTTGGCAAAGAAGGTTTCACCAG ATTCAAAGAGAGACGATTCCATCCCTCTCTGAAACTCTCACGCCGGTTCTATCCTCATTCCCACAACATGGACGGTTTCTTTGTGGCCAAGCTGAAAAAGTTCTCCAACACGGTCCCAACCACAGCAGTTGACAAAG ATGGAGAAGAGGAAACCGAACCATCTGAGGCAGTAGAGGTTACAGCTGATTCCTCTGATGAGGACGGGCCATCTAAAGCAGGGTCTAAGAACAAGTCCAAGAAGCAGAAGCCAGTCCCTGGCAAGCCAACTGTGTCACAGAAGGCCACAGCCAACGGGAAGCCAGCCAAAAGCATCGCCAAGAAAACAACAAACCCAAGCACCTTGAAAAAGAATGAGAAACCAACTGGGCCGAAAAAGGCAAAGATCGCTAAGATGGATGGTGGGACTGTGAAAGTGGACGGCGAGCTCAAGTccaacacagtcaaaacagaaGGGGAAACGACCAAACAGTCAAAGGAAGGGAGCAGGTTTGAGAAAAAGGGCGATAAACAGAGGAAATCCCCCATGCAGAGCAAGAAGAGAATGGGGAAGAACAAATTCAATAAGTTGAAGAAGCTGCTGAAAAAAGAAGAGGTTGGACAATGA
- the LOC109906091 gene encoding inhibitor of growth protein 4-like: MAAGMYLEHYLDSIENLPFELQRNFNLMRDLDQRTEDLKGQIDSLAKDYTSNARTLSSEQKLTILRQIQQSYSKSKEFGDDKVQLAMQTYEMVDKHIRRLDTDLARFEADLKEKQIESTDYDSTSSKGKKCESRGLKEKKVAKTRSKVKSSDEDGSPKSAQKKVKLLQPGEFTAPAANFGNVHPSDVLDMPVDPNEPTYCLCHQVSYGEMIGCDNTDCSIEWFHFACVGLTTKPRGKWYCPRCSQDRKRK, from the exons ATGGCGGCGGGAATGTATTTGGAACACTATTTGGACA GCATAGAGAACCTGCCATTTGAACTGCAGAGGAACTTCAATTTGATGAGGGACTTGGATCAACGTACGGAGG atCTAAAGGGGCAGATAGACTCCCTGGCAAAGGATTACACATCCAACGCCAGGACCCTCTCGTCTGAACAGAAGCTTACTATTCTGAGGCAGATCCAGCAATCGTACAGCAAAAGCAAGGAGTTTGGGGATGACAAAGTGCAACTGGCCATGCAGACTTATGAGATG GTGGACAAGCACATCCGGAGACTGGACACAGACCTGGCCCGCTTTGAGGCCGACCTGAAGGAGAAGCAGATAGAGAGCACAGACTATGATTCCACCTCCAGTAAGGGAAAGAAAT GTGAGTCCAGGGGGCTGAAAGAGAAGAAGGTGGCTAAAACTCGGTCTAAAGTGAAGAGCTCCGATGAAGATGGCAGTCCGAAGAGTGCACAGAAGAAAGTCAAACTTCTCCAGCC GGGGGAGTTCACTGCTCCAGCTGCTAATTTTGGGAATGTGCATCCCTCTGACGTGCTGGACATGCCAGTGGACCCCAATGAGCCCACCTACTGCCTGTGTCACCAGGTGTCCTATGGAGAGATGATTGGCTGTGACAACACAGAC TGTTCCATCGAGTGGTTTCACTTTGCCTGCGTGGGCCTGACGACGAAACCAAGAGGGAAATG GTATTGTCCACGCTGCTCtcaagacagaaagagaaagtaa
- the ncapd2 gene encoding condensin complex subunit 1, giving the protein MSWDFFVPVCVGDLVKTGGINQYVVQDVVSPKQLPSHLNSFKAALRSQGPLCILEHFDTGYTVLQHCHKVDMSVKEDTLELLIQVVSGLSVSLPSLLLNASLSAPDRKEQLNAVKMSVFLLCKLTEILESDSYRQSIVTAPSKGSKKGKAAGEGLLQWDSERETVLQALTQLLQLDIRSLWSLSLVEEEFISCVTCCCYKLLENPTISHVKNKPTRDAIIHLLGVQVKKYNHLLGASVKVIQLLQHFEQLSSVCAQAVSVWSTEYGVKAIVGEVMREIGQKSSEELAREGSGVKAFSSFLSELGTLVPDTMIPNISVLLTHLEGESPSLRVAVCEVLGEVLVRVLSGDGLDESGRADRDRFMDTLQEHLHDTHSYVRARVLQVYTRIVNSKALPLNRYSEVMGLAVGRLMDKSINVVKSAIQLLAAFIAHNPYSCKLSSADLKKPLEKETDKLRELRERLQENAPVAVIKASELWAAMEPELLLTVRAELEPTSEGEQQEGEEDEAGEEDDRATAVQIAQFLRINKYRNAVRLCVRAHSLFPESEMFSSLTTLTPETLLDTLALLFKGPDQDTSEIREDLPSTPQKEGAGDGGKEGVEETELKKQEMLLQYLKDTESFALQVERAIAVINTMLYWKTTSVVQEAVQFCVTVCEFSVANSLTGVRKMLPLVWSTDAAIKDAVVQAYRRLYLNPQGDNTRAKAQTLVDSLSELMVDASLGTIQCLEEIVQEFFGGGSSLQSTVVQVLWERFTGKRETSSLHRRAAVLLLGMAARAEREVVLSNLDTLCSVALGEKLTEDLLLARDSVITICNITDHVRQCKGAPFRLPQDNQLFTCLTQAIAEGVVMADPHWQSFMEQAVRLLYFLSESPDQLCSRLLQRCSRLLLDQIAEGGEMLANKDVSQLPGASQDSEEQGEQVPAVSCVSLAQLLSLCGCVAFWQVSHLERSVSTELRRRRGETEEREEKAKVPSRKAKQAANDSSVEEELGLMGASAEDTEAELIRKICETELLAEENLLCSFLPLLVRVCSSPGRYCHPQLTTAACLALSQYMMISPSVCEEHIRLLFTVLERSSLPVVRANAIIGLGDLTVRFPNILEPWTQNLYTRLSDENPAVRQTAVTVLTQLVLKDVLKVKGQVSEVAVLLIDPQTHIASLALNFFNELASKDNAIYNLLPDIISRLSDPERAMNEEDFHTIMKQLFSYITKERQTESLVEKLCQRFRTAKTERQWCDLAVSLSLLSMCERGLKRLQEGWECYSDKLTETGVYQPLLSITAKLRRGAKPQLKVQVEEFEKRLTAVHTRGLENVESPEMEIKLPEEAGSSQNTTHTPLPNKGRGGRPKRGQAKPSVSSCHDDSFMTPKPTRKSSKKAVITFSSDEEEEEEDAVMAESETPKVTTPIARTSRRARLRH; this is encoded by the exons ATGTCGTGGGACTTCTTTGTGCCTGTGTGCGTGGGTGACCTGGTGAAGACTGGGGGCATTAACCAGTACGTGGTTCAGGATGTCGTCTCCCCTAAACAACTTCCCTCCCATCTCAACA GTTTCAAGGCTGCACTGAGAAGCCAGGGTCCATTGTGTATCCTGGAACACTTTGACACGGGTTACACTGTGCTGCA GCATTGCCATAAAGTGGACATGAGTGTGAAAGAGGACACCCTGGAGTTACTCATACAAG TGGTGAGTGGCCTGTCCgtctccctgccctccctcctcctcaacgCCTCACTCTCCGCCCCGGACCGCAAGGAGCAACTCAATGCTGTCAAAATGAGTGTATTCCTCCTCTGCAAGCTCACAGAAATCCTTGAGAGTGACTCTTACAGGCAGAGTATCGTCACTGCACCCAGTAAG GGCAGTAAGAAGGGGAAGGCTGCAGGAGAAGGTCTACTACAGTGGGACTCTGAGAGGGAGACGGTGCTGCAGGCTCTAACCCAGCTCCTTCAGCTGGACATCCGCTCCCTTTGGAGCCTCTCTTTGGTCGAGGAGGAGTTCATCAG CTGTGTGACATGCTGCTGCTATAAGCTCCTGGAGAACCCAACCATCAGCCACGTGAAGAACAAGCCCACCAGAGACGCCATCATTCACCTGCTGGGGGTGCAGGTCAAGAAATACAACCACCTTCTGG GTGCCAGTGTGAAGGTGATCCAGCTGCTGCAGCACTTTGAGCAGCTCTCATCAGTGTGTGCCCAGGCGGTGTCTGTGTGGAGCACTGAGTATGGAGTCAAGGCTATTGTAGGAGAGGTCATGAG GGAGATCGGTCAGAAGTCTAGTGAGGAGCTGGCCAGagaggggtcaggggtcaaggCCTTCTCCAGCTTCCTGTCTGAACTGGGCACCCTGGTCCCAGACACCATGATCCCCAACATCAGTGTGTTACTCACACACCTGGAGGGCGAG AGCCCTAGTTTGCGTGTGGCAGTGTGTGAAGTGTTAGGAGAGGTTCTGGTCAGGGTCCTGAGTGGAGATGGACTGGATGAGTCTGGCAGAGCTGACAGGGACCGCTTCATGGACACACTGCAGGAGCACCTACACGACACACACTCCTACGTCAGGGCCCGAGTGCTGCAGGTCTACACGCGCATCGTCAACAGCAAG gctctgcccctgaacaggtacaGTGAAGTGATGGGGTTGGCAGTGGGAAGGCTGATGGACAAATCCATCAATGTGGTCAAGAGTGCCATCCAGCTACTGGCTGCCTTCATCGCGCACAACCCCTACAGCTGCAAG TTGAGCAGTGCTGACCTGAAGAAACCCCTGGAGAAGGAGACGGATAAACTCCGAGAGCTTAGAGAGAGACTGCAGGAAAACGCACCTG TGGCAGTGATCAAGGCCTCCGAGCTGTGGGCCGCTATGGAGCCTGAGCTGCTCCTCACCGTCAGAGCCGAGCTGGAGCCCACCAGTGAGGGGGAACagcaggagggggaggaggacgaGGCTGGAGAGGAGGACGACAGGGCCACCGCCGTACAGATCGCCCAGTTCCTCCGCATCAACAAATACCG GAATGCAGTGCGTCTGTGTGTGCGAGCCCACAGCTTGTTCCCAGAGTCTGAGATGTTCTCGTCTCTGACCACTCTCACCCCCGAGACTCTCTTGGACACACTGGCCCTGCTCTTCAAAG GTCCTGACCAGGACACCTCTGAGATCAGAGAGGACCTGCCTTCCACCCCCCAGAAGGAGGGAGCAGGGGATGGGGGGAAGGAAGGGGTGGAGGAGACCGAGCTGAAGAAACAGGAGATGCTGTTGCAGTATCTGAAAGACACTGAGAGCTTTGCCCTGCAGGTGGAGAGAGCCATCGCTGTCATCAACACCATGCTCTACTGGAAGACTACCTCAG TGGTCCAGGAGGCGGTGCAGTTCTGTGTGACAGTATGCGAGTTCAGTGTGGCGAACTCTCTGACTGGCGTGAGGAAGATgctgcctctggtctggtctaCTGACGCTGCCATTAAAGATGCTGTGGTGCAGGCCTACAGACGCCTCTACCTCAACCCCCAGGGAGACAACACCAG ggcTAAAGCTCAGACTCTAGTGGACAGTCTGTCTGAACTCATGGTGGATGCCTCTCTGGGGACAATCCAGTGTCTGGAGGAGATA GTCCAGGAGTTttttggtggtggcagcagcctGCAGTCCACGGTGGTGCAGGTTCTGTGGGAGAGGTTCACTGGCAAACGAGAGACCTCCAGCCTGCACAGACGAGCAGCAGTGCTGCTTCTGGGAATGGCTGCACG AGCGGAGAGGGAGGTGGTCCTCAGTAACCTGGACACTCTGTGCTCTGTGGCTCTGGGAGAGAAGTTGACTGAAGACTTACTACTGGCCAGAGACTCAGTTATCACCATCTGTAACATCACTGACCATGTCAGG CAATGCAAAGGAGCTCCATTCAGACTGCCTCAGGACAACCAGCTCTTTACCTGCCTCACACAGGCCATCGCTGAAG GTGTGGTGATGGCGGACCCTCATTGGCAGAGCTTCATGGAGCAGGCTGTCCGTCTGCTGTACTTCCTGTCAGAGTCCCCAGACCAGCTCTGCTCCCGCCTCCTCCAGCGCTGCTCTCGTCTGCTATTGGACCAGATCGCGGAGGGCGGGGAGATGTTAGCAAACAAGGATGTCAGCCAGTTGCCGGGTGCATCTCAGGACTCTGAGGAGCAGGGAGAACAAG TCCCTGCGGTGAGCTGCGTGTCCCTGGCCCAGCTGCTGTCTCTGTGTGGCTGCGTGGCATTCTGGCAGGTGTCCCACCTGGAGCGCAGCGTCAGCACTGAGCtgcggaggaggagaggagagaccgaagagagggaggagaaggcgAAGGTACCCTCCCGTAAGGCCAAG CAAGCGGCCAATGACAGTTCTGTGGAGGAAGAACTTGGGTTGATGGGTGCTTCTGCTGAGGACACCGAGGCAGAGCTGATCAGGAAGATCTGTGAGACTGAGCTGTTGGCTG aggagaACCTGTTGTGCTCGTTCCTGCCCCTGCTGGTGAGGGTGTGTAGTTCCCCAGGGAGATACTGCCACCCCCAGCTCACCACCGCTGCCTGCCTGGCCCTCTCACAGTACATGATGATCAG tccgtCAGTGTGTGAGGAGCACATCCGTCTCCTGTTCACGGTGCTGGAGCGCTCCTCTCTGCCCGTCGTCAGGGCCAACGCCATCATCGGCCTGGGAGACCTCACCGTCCGCTTCCCCAACATCCTGGAGCCCTGGacccagaacctctataccag GCTGAGTGACGAGAACCCGGCGGTGAGGCAGACTGCGGTGACTGTTCTGACCCAACTAGTGCTGAAGGATGTGCTCAAGGTCAAAGGTCAGGTCAGCGAggtggctgtgctgctcatcGACCCCCAGACACACATCGCCAGCCTCGCACTCAACTTCTTCAACGAGCTCGCCTCCAAG GACAATGCCATCTACAACCTGCTCCCAGACATCATCAGCAGActgtcagacccagagagagccaTGAACGAGGAAGACTTTCACACCATCATGAA GCAGCTGTTTTCCTACATCACtaaggagagacagactgagtcTCTGGTGGAGAAGCTGTGTCAGCGCTTCAGGACAGCAAA GACTGAGCGTCAGTGGTGTGACCTGgccgtgtctctgtctctgctgtctaTGTGTGAACGAGGGCTGAAGAGGCTCCAGGAGGGTTGGGAGTGTTACAGTGACAAGCTGACTGAGACAGGAGTctaccagcctctcctctccatcactgcTAAGCTACGCCGAGGAGCCAAGCCACAGCTCAAG GTCCAGGTAGAGGAGTTTGAGAAGCGTCTGACGGCGGTCCACACCCGGGGGCTGGAGAACGTAGAGAGCCctgagatggagataaaactgccTGAGGAAGCTGGGTCCAGCCAGAACACCACTCACACGCCACTACCCAACAAGGGACGGGGTGGCAGGCCCAAGAGAG GTCAAGCCAAGCCCTCTGTATCCAGTTGCCATGACGATAGCTTTATGACCCCTAAACCAACCCGGAAGTCCTCCAAGAAAGCTGTTATCACCTTCAGCAGtgacgaagaggaggaggaagaag ATGCTGTCATGGCAGAGAGTGAGACACCAAAGGTGACCACACCCATCGCCCGCACCTCTCGACGTGCTCGTCTCCGACACtga
- the nppcl gene encoding C-type natriuretic peptide-like: MLYPALLCAALLLIAPLGHTEGRTLHPSPDAIQFVEQFLDRYNDLTLDDLENLVSSQPEEPSSAFTSGVKVAEYPKWADIPAQGDSTWLRLLKGTLANQKRAVTDRSRRGWNRGCFGLKLDRIGSMSGLGC; the protein is encoded by the exons ATGCTGTACCCAGCTCTGCTCTGTGCTGCTCTGCTCCTGATAGCACCCCTGGGGCACACAGAAGGGCGCACCCTGCACCCCTCACCTGATGCCATCCAG TTTGTTGAGCAGTTTCTGGATCGCTACAACGACCTGACCCTGGATGACCTGGAGAACCTGGTGAGCAGCCAACCAGAGGAGCCCTCCTCGGCTTTCACTTCCGGGGTCAAAGTCGCTGAGTACCCCAAATGGGCTGACATACCAGCACAGGGTGACAGCACCTGGCTCCGCCTCCTGAAGGGGACCCTGGCCAATCAGAAAAGAGCTGTGACGGACCGGTCGAGGAGGGGGTGGAACCGAGGATGCTTCGGACTCAAACTGGACCGGATCGGGTCAATGAGTGGACTGGGCtgctag